From Chryseobacterium salivictor, a single genomic window includes:
- a CDS encoding transposase, with product MQSFKKSADTTPEIEFFENGDTRKQLWVRSRYFLYKTREKWTSTQNERTKIPFSHYPDLEKAYNLSDGVREIYNQNIQKSVAILELHIGSKK from the coding sequence TTGCAGAGTTTTAAAAAATCAGCCGATACAACTCCTGAAATTGAATTTTTTGAAAATGGTGATACCAGAAAGCAACTCTGGGTAAGAAGCCGATATTTTCTCTATAAGACCAGGGAAAAGTGGACATCAACACAAAATGAAAGAACGAAAATACCTTTCTCTCACTATCCTGATTTAGAAAAAGCATATAATTTATCAGACGGGGTGAGGGAAATTTACAATCAAAATATTCAAAAGTCTGTAGCAATCCTAGAATTGCACATTGGTTCAAAGAAGTAG
- a CDS encoding MlaD family protein: protein MMEKSGEKVKVGIFVVVGTVLLIAALYFIGQQQQMFSKTIKLYAVFTNVNGLQSGNYVRYSGVNVGTVSDIEMMKGGRISVQMSVDAKAGRFIRKDAVASVASDGLVGSMVVNIVPGENPNARRVVSGDTIHVRFRIATDEMLATLSKTNKNAALLTQDLLKITHKILEGKGTMGIMLSDTLMAKNIRKSVAQIEKSTAGTSAAIAKINTIISKVNYDQSAAAVLLSDKESAEQIKTVFANLEQSSNHINDMTENLDDYIREMKSGKGALNYITGDQDLPKNIDSTMVNIKKATEKLNDNLEALKHNFLFRGYFRKQAEQKKKDSIKRSKLK, encoded by the coding sequence ATGATGGAAAAATCTGGAGAGAAAGTAAAAGTCGGTATTTTTGTAGTGGTCGGAACCGTACTTCTTATTGCTGCCCTTTATTTCATTGGCCAGCAACAGCAGATGTTTAGTAAAACCATTAAGCTTTATGCTGTTTTCACGAACGTAAATGGATTGCAGTCGGGAAATTATGTACGCTATTCCGGTGTGAATGTAGGCACAGTCAGCGATATTGAAATGATGAAAGGAGGAAGAATATCAGTTCAAATGTCGGTGGATGCAAAAGCAGGCCGCTTCATTAGGAAAGATGCAGTTGCTTCAGTTGCTTCCGATGGTTTGGTTGGCAGCATGGTGGTGAACATCGTTCCTGGAGAAAATCCGAACGCAAGGCGGGTAGTGTCCGGAGATACGATTCATGTGCGCTTCAGGATTGCGACTGATGAGATGCTTGCCACCCTGAGTAAAACCAACAAAAACGCCGCGTTGCTGACCCAGGATTTATTAAAAATTACCCATAAAATTCTCGAAGGCAAAGGGACAATGGGAATCATGCTGAGTGATACATTGATGGCAAAAAACATCCGCAAGTCCGTGGCTCAGATCGAAAAATCGACTGCGGGTACTTCTGCTGCGATTGCCAAAATAAATACCATTATTTCTAAAGTAAATTATGACCAAAGTGCTGCTGCAGTGCTGCTGAGTGATAAAGAATCGGCTGAACAAATTAAAACAGTATTTGCCAATCTTGAGCAATCGAGTAATCATATCAATGATATGACGGAAAATCTGGATGATTACATCAGGGAAATGAAATCCGGAAAAGGTGCACTCAATTATATTACCGGGGATCAGGATTTACCAAAAAATATAGATTCAACGATGGTTAATATCAAGAAAGCCACCGAAAAACTGAACGATAATTTGGAAGCCCTAAAACACAATTTCCTTTTCCGTGGCTATTTTAGAAAGCAGGCAGAACAGAAAAAAAAGGACAGTATCAAACGCAGTAAATTAAAATAA
- a CDS encoding BamA/TamA family outer membrane protein, which yields MAKDSASAVKFLDSLTQNHYYFTEIKKVKREGNSTQIYFNKGKNYNEAQVNLSGEIVKSFKYRPEFFTKNLDSLKKEISEKYRNQGFVFNRVKSEFKGLKEEIAQIEISVAKGEQRKIDGIVLKGYEKVPHRFVKNLEKEYQGKSYQEQTLASLAQSLQNHPFLLLEKPPQTLFTKDSTQVFLFLQKKKSNSFDGVIGFGNDKTEKFTFNGSLNLNFRNMFNGFETVNIFWQRNPDKGQTFDLQSDIPYLFKSNIGGNFKVNIFRQDSTYANVKLTPTFYLHLRNNQKIGLRGTFETSTVLDSLYVQGRDYDKKGIGMWYDYSQPSDVELFLFKTRLRAEADYIATSYTAENINASQTNYFFSGERNFHISGNNYLNLRGETALLNSKNDFAVNELLRFGGWNSFRGFNENSLYADFYYFGTAEYRYLAGNQAFFDVFGQYGELHNKNLGLKPKLYSLGLGFNFILPIGLMSFQISNGSEFGNPIKFGDTKIHWGILSRF from the coding sequence ATGGCAAAAGATTCTGCTTCTGCGGTGAAATTCCTAGATTCTTTAACCCAAAACCATTACTATTTTACCGAAATAAAAAAAGTAAAAAGAGAAGGTAATTCAACACAAATCTACTTTAATAAAGGAAAAAACTACAATGAAGCACAGGTCAACCTTTCCGGTGAAATTGTAAAGAGCTTTAAATATAGACCGGAGTTTTTTACCAAGAATTTAGATTCTTTAAAAAAGGAAATCAGCGAAAAATATAGAAATCAGGGATTTGTTTTTAACCGCGTAAAATCTGAATTTAAAGGGCTGAAAGAGGAAATTGCACAAATTGAGATTTCTGTCGCTAAAGGCGAACAAAGGAAAATTGACGGCATTGTTTTGAAAGGTTATGAGAAGGTTCCGCACCGTTTTGTGAAGAATTTAGAAAAGGAATATCAGGGGAAAAGCTATCAGGAACAAACGTTAGCCAGCTTGGCACAGTCGCTGCAAAATCATCCTTTTCTATTATTGGAAAAACCACCGCAAACTTTATTTACCAAAGATTCTACTCAGGTTTTTCTTTTTCTGCAAAAGAAAAAATCCAACTCGTTCGACGGCGTTATCGGTTTTGGAAACGATAAAACGGAGAAATTTACTTTCAACGGAAGTCTTAATCTGAACTTTAGAAATATGTTTAATGGTTTCGAAACGGTAAATATTTTCTGGCAAAGAAATCCGGACAAAGGCCAGACTTTCGATTTGCAAAGTGATATTCCTTATTTGTTTAAATCAAATATTGGTGGGAATTTTAAAGTCAATATTTTCCGTCAGGATTCTACTTATGCGAACGTAAAATTAACGCCGACTTTCTATCTGCATTTGCGGAATAATCAGAAAATCGGATTGCGGGGAACCTTTGAAACATCCACCGTTCTAGATTCTCTGTACGTTCAGGGAAGAGATTACGATAAAAAAGGAATTGGAATGTGGTACGATTATTCCCAACCATCCGATGTTGAATTATTTCTCTTCAAAACCCGTCTCCGTGCCGAAGCTGATTATATCGCGACCAGTTATACGGCCGAAAATATCAACGCCAGCCAAACCAATTATTTCTTTTCGGGAGAAAGAAACTTCCATATTTCCGGGAATAATTATTTAAATTTAAGAGGAGAAACTGCGCTTCTGAATTCCAAAAACGATTTTGCGGTCAACGAATTATTGCGGTTCGGAGGTTGGAATTCTTTCCGGGGATTTAATGAAAATTCGCTGTACGCTGATTTCTACTATTTCGGAACTGCCGAATACCGCTATCTGGCCGGAAACCAGGCGTTCTTCGATGTCTTCGGCCAGTACGGCGAACTGCACAATAAAAACTTAGGACTAAAACCGAAATTGTACAGTTTGGGATTAGGTTTTAATTTTATTCTGCCAATTGGTTTAATGAGTTTTCAAATCTCCAATGGGAGTGAATTTGGAAATCCTATAAAATTCGGCGACACCAAAATCCACTGGGGAATTTTGAGCAGGTTTTAA
- a CDS encoding transposase, protein MKTSINHYNDILNYFDQRSTNGSAESFNAKIKNFRLQIEGYKTKCFSFSDYPKFLLSPQVLLLIPFFYISVFSLISGHKKSPSK, encoded by the coding sequence ATGAAGACCAGTATAAATCATTATAATGATATTCTCAATTATTTTGACCAAAGAAGTACCAATGGTTCGGCAGAATCTTTTAATGCAAAAATAAAAAACTTCAGATTACAAATTGAGGGGTATAAGACAAAGTGCTTTTCCTTTTCAGATTATCCAAAATTTTTGCTTAGTCCCCAAGTTTTGCTACTGATCCCTTTCTTTTATATTTCAGTATTTTCCCTGATTTCAGGTCACAAAAAAAGCCCATCAAAATAA
- a CDS encoding C4-dicarboxylate ABC transporter, which translates to MIFNWLSIVAGFFYVLLGIVVIVYKFFVIFLEPNVAYPLGGLFVLYGVFRIIRAIYRIREYRNEE; encoded by the coding sequence ATGATATTTAATTGGCTTTCCATAGTTGCCGGATTTTTCTATGTTCTTTTAGGAATCGTGGTAATAGTTTATAAATTCTTCGTCATCTTTTTAGAACCGAATGTCGCTTATCCATTAGGAGGCCTCTTCGTGCTGTACGGTGTCTTTAGAATCATTCGCGCAATCTATAGAATCAGAGAATACCGAAATGAAGAATAA
- the nadD gene encoding nicotinate (nicotinamide) nucleotide adenylyltransferase: protein MKKIGLFFGSFNPIHIGHLILANYIVENTDMDELWFVVSPQNPFKDKKSLLKDHNRLDMVQLAVKNYPKMRASNVEFSLPIPSYTIDTLTYLHEKYPDYSFSLIMGEDNLNGLSKWKNAETLIKNHQIIVYPRVFEESKEAHEYLQHENVSLIKAPIIELSATEIRKMIKDGKNVRPMLPPEVFEYLDGSNFYK, encoded by the coding sequence ATGAAAAAAATTGGTTTATTTTTCGGGAGTTTTAATCCCATTCACATTGGTCATTTGATTTTGGCAAATTATATTGTTGAAAATACGGATATGGATGAGCTTTGGTTTGTGGTCAGTCCGCAAAATCCGTTTAAAGATAAAAAATCTTTACTGAAAGATCATAACCGTTTGGATATGGTGCAGCTTGCCGTGAAGAATTATCCGAAAATGCGGGCTTCCAATGTTGAGTTTTCTTTGCCCATTCCGAGTTATACGATCGATACTTTGACTTACCTGCATGAGAAATATCCGGATTATTCCTTCTCCTTAATTATGGGCGAAGATAATTTAAACGGTCTTTCAAAATGGAAAAACGCAGAAACTTTAATTAAAAACCATCAGATCATCGTTTATCCAAGAGTTTTTGAGGAGTCGAAAGAAGCGCACGAATATCTACAACACGAAAATGTTTCTTTAATTAAAGCGCCTATTATCGAACTTTCTGCCACTGAAATCCGCAAGATGATTAAAGACGGTAAGAACGTGAGGCCGATGCTGCCGCCTGAAGTTTTTGAGTATCTGGACGGAAGTAATTTTTATAAATAG
- a CDS encoding tetratricopeptide repeat protein: MKDIMNLTKKIAFGVSVGIFCNFAFGQTLQEGINSADSHKYAHARQIFTEMVAKSATADNYFYLGNSYLTQFEPNFEKAKEDFDKGLQIDKKSNLNKIGLASIRLGKGDKSAIAEIQNIVKDSKEKDPEVLYRAAEALTLFGGTGSADMAIDYLNKAIEKSAKNGTPAHYYYTLGDAYRLKLTNSPQVAGSAMTAYEKALPSAKNKASVFTRIGTLWMQAQQWKPAKENIDKAILADPTYAPAYKAKAAYDIRYQENALATQDLINYAKYADEDPDTQLEISKLFFTNEDYGNSKMYLDKVFDKVDDPIKFKLRAYLQYADGDYAGAKISMDSFISKADKSRVKTSDEGLMGLIAAGLAQKETDPVKKSALNAEAQQKIAIAKAAKDETMKWDDELVKIKGGGGVNQAAVDAGATSPEIEALKKQVAANPQDTDALFKLANAYQEVKNWNGAILSWQKMSGLLPDWAPAYYSQGYAQQQAGHKELAKIAYEKFIATVKPAEVESSKEILSYAYFAVAYLEKDTNPAKAKDYVSKSLQLNPSYQDAIDLNKQLNK; the protein is encoded by the coding sequence ATGAAAGATATAATGAATTTAACGAAGAAGATTGCTTTCGGGGTTTCAGTTGGTATTTTCTGCAATTTTGCTTTTGGTCAAACTTTGCAGGAAGGGATTAATAGTGCAGACAGTCACAAGTATGCCCATGCCAGACAGATTTTTACAGAAATGGTTGCAAAATCTGCCACTGCAGATAATTATTTTTATTTAGGAAATTCCTATCTAACTCAGTTTGAACCCAACTTTGAAAAAGCAAAAGAAGATTTCGATAAAGGTTTACAAATAGATAAAAAAAGTAATCTTAATAAAATTGGATTAGCATCTATTCGATTAGGAAAAGGAGATAAATCGGCAATAGCTGAAATTCAAAATATTGTGAAGGATTCTAAAGAAAAAGATCCCGAAGTACTTTACAGAGCTGCAGAAGCACTTACCCTTTTCGGTGGTACGGGCAGCGCTGACATGGCAATTGATTATTTGAACAAAGCCATAGAGAAATCTGCTAAAAATGGAACGCCTGCGCATTATTATTATACGCTTGGGGATGCATACCGTCTGAAATTGACAAACAGTCCACAAGTTGCAGGCTCTGCAATGACTGCTTACGAGAAAGCTTTGCCAAGTGCAAAAAACAAAGCTTCTGTTTTTACGAGAATTGGAACACTTTGGATGCAAGCCCAGCAATGGAAACCTGCTAAAGAAAATATCGATAAAGCCATTCTGGCAGATCCAACGTATGCTCCTGCTTATAAAGCAAAAGCTGCTTATGACATCAGATATCAGGAAAATGCATTGGCAACTCAGGATTTGATCAATTATGCAAAATATGCAGATGAAGATCCTGATACCCAGTTAGAAATTTCTAAACTTTTCTTTACTAATGAAGATTATGGAAACTCGAAAATGTATTTGGATAAAGTATTTGATAAAGTAGATGATCCTATTAAGTTTAAATTAAGAGCTTATCTACAATATGCTGATGGAGATTATGCTGGTGCAAAAATCAGCATGGATTCGTTTATTAGCAAAGCCGACAAATCGAGAGTTAAAACATCTGATGAAGGATTAATGGGTCTTATCGCTGCAGGATTAGCACAAAAGGAAACAGATCCTGTTAAAAAATCAGCTTTAAATGCAGAAGCACAGCAAAAAATCGCGATTGCCAAAGCAGCTAAAGATGAAACCATGAAGTGGGATGACGAATTGGTGAAAATCAAAGGTGGCGGTGGCGTCAATCAAGCTGCTGTCGACGCAGGAGCGACCAGTCCGGAAATCGAAGCATTGAAAAAACAAGTGGCCGCAAATCCTCAGGATACTGATGCATTGTTCAAGTTGGCAAACGCATACCAGGAAGTTAAGAACTGGAACGGCGCGATTCTCTCTTGGCAAAAAATGAGTGGATTGTTGCCTGACTGGGCACCAGCTTATTATAGTCAAGGCTATGCGCAGCAGCAAGCTGGCCATAAAGAATTGGCTAAAATCGCTTACGAGAAATTTATTGCAACTGTGAAGCCTGCAGAAGTTGAAAGCAGCAAAGAGATTCTTTCTTACGCGTATTTTGCAGTAGCTTATTTAGAAAAAGATACTAATCCGGCAAAAGCCAAAGATTACGTGAGTAAATCATTGCAGTTAAATCCTTCTTATCAGGATGCAATTGATCTGAACAAGCAGTTGAATAAATAA
- a CDS encoding ABC transporter ATP-binding protein, with the protein MKNLHKSFGDNHVLNGFNLKLYEGENLVVMGKSGAGKSVMIKCLVGLMQPDSGSITINDHDITAVGHDELDMLRTEIGFLFQGSALYDSMTVRENLEFPLRHHKDKIKNFQGTEFLVREALANVGLENAIDLMPSELSGGMQRRVALARALILKPKIIMYDEPTTGLDPITAKEIIQLMRTIQDKYRTSSLIITHDVDCARVIANRMILLIDGINYIEGTFAELSASKDEKVRAFFKN; encoded by the coding sequence ATGAAAAACCTCCATAAAAGTTTTGGTGACAATCATGTGCTTAATGGTTTCAACCTGAAACTCTATGAAGGAGAAAACTTAGTGGTCATGGGTAAATCGGGTGCGGGTAAATCGGTAATGATTAAATGTCTTGTGGGTTTGATGCAGCCCGATAGCGGGAGTATCACTATTAATGATCACGATATTACTGCAGTGGGACATGACGAACTGGATATGCTGCGTACCGAGATCGGTTTTCTTTTTCAGGGAAGCGCACTGTATGATTCGATGACCGTTCGCGAAAATCTTGAATTTCCCCTGCGGCATCATAAAGATAAAATTAAAAATTTTCAGGGAACCGAATTTTTGGTTAGAGAAGCTTTGGCTAATGTCGGTTTGGAAAATGCCATCGATTTGATGCCTTCCGAACTTTCAGGTGGCATGCAGCGCAGAGTGGCATTGGCGCGGGCATTAATTCTGAAACCGAAAATTATTATGTATGATGAACCCACAACAGGTTTGGATCCAATCACAGCAAAGGAAATTATCCAACTGATGCGGACGATCCAGGACAAATACCGTACTTCGTCGCTCATCATCACTCATGATGTAGATTGTGCAAGGGTAATCGCGAACCGAATGATTTTGCTGATCGATGGCATTAATTATATTGAAGGAACTTTTGCGGAACTTTCTGCTTCTAAAGACGAAAAAGTGCGGGCATTCTTTAAAAACTAA
- a CDS encoding ExbD/TolR family protein codes for MAEVQVKDNSGKGGKVRSKKQVPHVDLTPMVDLAFLLITFFMLVTTFNKPNVMDLGLPAKPKENQKPPDTEIDLSNSISIILGKDNKIFYHQLSRDELTEATLNETTFDREGITKVIEQAKARAKDPAKFTVIIKPTDDAVYKNFVDMLDEMAITKNEIYGITDIKPWEEAVYEKKVGESKTAPAKPTN; via the coding sequence ATGGCAGAAGTACAAGTAAAAGACAACAGCGGGAAAGGCGGAAAGGTACGCTCGAAAAAGCAGGTACCCCACGTAGATTTAACCCCCATGGTGGATTTGGCGTTCCTTTTGATTACATTCTTTATGTTAGTGACCACTTTTAACAAACCGAATGTGATGGATTTAGGTCTTCCGGCAAAACCGAAAGAAAACCAAAAACCACCTGATACAGAAATTGACTTATCAAACTCTATTTCAATAATTTTAGGGAAAGACAATAAGATTTTCTATCACCAGTTATCAAGAGATGAGCTTACAGAAGCAACTCTTAATGAAACTACTTTTGATAGAGAAGGGATTACAAAAGTAATCGAGCAGGCAAAAGCCAGAGCAAAAGATCCAGCCAAATTTACGGTGATCATTAAGCCAACGGACGATGCAGTATATAAAAATTTCGTAGATATGCTAGATGAAATGGCCATTACCAAAAATGAAATATACGGTATTACCGATATTAAACCTTGGGAAGAAGCTGTTTATGAGAAAAAAGTAGGGGAATCAAAAACTGCTCCTGCTAAACCGACCAACTAG
- a CDS encoding MlaE family ABC transporter permease, with the protein MFNPNSISANAKSFFSEIGDMTLFAGRFFREVFKPPFEFKELIRQCYNMGNRSLLLVGVTGFILGLVFTLQSRPTLIQFGAQSWMPDMVSISIVREIGPVIIALICAGRIGSGIGAELGSMRVTEQIDAMEVSGTNPFKYLVVTRIAATTLMLPLLVIMGDAVSLLGSAIIENMKGDVSYMLYFNKVFSALSFSDIIPATIKTYFFGFAIGLVGCYKGYNCSNGTVGVGDASNSAVVYTSMLLFIIDFIAVFVTDIFFDV; encoded by the coding sequence ATGTTCAATCCAAATTCCATATCGGCTAACGCAAAATCATTTTTCTCCGAAATAGGAGATATGACTTTATTTGCGGGACGCTTTTTCAGGGAAGTTTTCAAGCCACCGTTTGAGTTTAAGGAGCTTATCCGGCAATGTTATAATATGGGAAACCGTTCCTTATTATTGGTGGGAGTTACGGGTTTTATTTTGGGACTGGTATTTACATTACAATCGCGGCCGACTTTGATACAGTTTGGCGCGCAATCCTGGATGCCGGATATGGTCAGTATTTCGATCGTTCGTGAGATCGGCCCAGTAATTATCGCCCTTATCTGTGCCGGCAGAATCGGATCGGGAATTGGGGCCGAACTCGGTTCTATGAGGGTTACCGAGCAGATCGACGCTATGGAAGTTTCCGGCACCAATCCTTTTAAATATTTAGTTGTTACGCGGATCGCAGCCACCACGTTAATGCTGCCGCTTTTAGTCATTATGGGAGATGCTGTTTCGCTGCTGGGTTCGGCTATTATTGAAAATATGAAAGGAGATGTCTCTTATATGCTCTATTTCAACAAAGTTTTCAGTGCACTTAGTTTTAGCGATATTATTCCGGCAACGATAAAAACTTATTTTTTTGGGTTTGCTATTGGTCTGGTCGGTTGTTATAAAGGATACAACTGCTCCAATGGTACTGTAGGAGTAGGAGATGCATCTAATTCTGCTGTGGTGTATACATCGATGCTTTTGTTTATCATTGATTTTATTGCTGTATTTGTAACCGATATTTTTTTTGATGTGTAG
- a CDS encoding DUF3817 domain-containing protein — MHFIENFFAKYSHEQIVKWFKQICVAEAISCFLLYCVAMVWKRYDQEGLWPTVFIIIIGNIHGLFFTLYLLLLIPARKIYTWDDEDTVFALLSAFFPFATIWVDKKLARLDRE; from the coding sequence ATGCATTTTATCGAGAATTTTTTTGCAAAATATAGCCATGAGCAAATTGTTAAATGGTTTAAACAGATTTGCGTTGCCGAAGCCATTTCCTGCTTTCTACTTTATTGCGTTGCCATGGTTTGGAAACGGTATGATCAGGAAGGTTTGTGGCCGACGGTTTTTATAATCATCATCGGAAACATCCACGGATTATTTTTTACATTGTACTTATTGCTTTTAATTCCTGCCAGAAAAATCTATACCTGGGACGATGAAGATACCGTATTTGCTTTACTGTCGGCGTTTTTCCCTTTCGCTACGATTTGGGTTGATAAAAAACTGGCAAGGCTTGACAGGGAATAA
- a CDS encoding energy transducer TonB, with protein MADEHTYNTTPTLDEIVFENRNKAYGAFDLRTSYRSVLTKAFIFGTVLFLVCAITPFVIMKIKQMTAKETTEVNANLIDILPEQEQIIETPNEPPPPPPPPPKEEPKIEVIQNVVPEPVKAPKVETPPPPISKQLETTTGVVAQEGVKAPAYAPPPPPPSTGKVQSVEVKPQVSETQVYTEVEQLAEFPGGINKFRSSVQNNFDTGAMEGDEGVVKTTITFVVERDGSITDVKADGPNKTFNAEAVRTVKSVKNKWSPAKINGQAVRYRYRLPLTMQFE; from the coding sequence ATGGCAGATGAACACACTTACAATACGACTCCTACCTTGGATGAGATTGTATTTGAAAATAGAAATAAAGCGTATGGTGCATTTGATTTAAGAACAAGTTATAGATCAGTCCTTACCAAAGCTTTCATCTTCGGAACGGTTTTATTCCTTGTTTGCGCAATTACCCCATTTGTAATTATGAAAATAAAACAAATGACGGCGAAAGAAACAACAGAAGTAAATGCCAATTTAATTGACATTCTTCCGGAACAGGAGCAAATTATAGAAACGCCCAACGAACCACCGCCACCGCCACCACCGCCACCAAAAGAAGAACCTAAAATTGAGGTGATTCAGAACGTAGTGCCGGAGCCGGTAAAAGCGCCTAAGGTAGAGACACCACCGCCGCCAATTTCAAAACAGTTGGAAACAACGACAGGAGTTGTGGCTCAGGAAGGAGTGAAAGCTCCTGCTTATGCACCGCCGCCACCGCCTCCATCAACCGGAAAGGTGCAGTCGGTAGAAGTAAAACCTCAGGTTTCAGAAACGCAGGTTTATACGGAAGTAGAGCAGTTAGCTGAATTCCCGGGTGGAATTAACAAGTTTAGATCCAGTGTTCAAAACAATTTTGATACCGGAGCAATGGAAGGGGATGAAGGTGTTGTGAAAACAACAATTACTTTCGTAGTTGAACGGGATGGTTCAATTACCGATGTTAAAGCTGACGGCCCTAACAAAACATTTAACGCTGAAGCAGTGCGAACTGTGAAGTCTGTAAAAAATAAATGGTCTCCTGCAAAAATTAATGGTCAAGCTGTAAGATATCGTTACAGATTACCTCTAACAATGCAGTTCGAATAA
- a CDS encoding PstS family phosphate ABC transporter substrate-binding protein: protein MKNKLVLMISIFALLISCKKKPDVVVGSPQQGEITMEVDESFASVSEALSERYMALYPNAKINLKIKKEDFCFLDLLEAKVDVIVMSRELSEDEKKAYNKETGLDWLPAKFAADAVVFVVPNDSPRESITMEEIKQELTSDKKNIIFDGTNSSNLNFVAQKLNTKPDQLKFSIINGNKNIIEQLNKFPDKIGAVGLNTVSRPYDPESENLKKSVKILKVVQDSKSFEPRVENLVDMSYPFARILYFLTNEKYFGLANGFIRFSCTQLGQIVVSKEGLQPYYIFKREVQMR from the coding sequence ATGAAGAATAAACTGGTTTTAATGATAAGTATTTTTGCACTGTTGATATCATGCAAAAAGAAACCGGATGTTGTTGTGGGTAGTCCTCAGCAAGGTGAAATCACTATGGAAGTAGATGAATCTTTCGCCAGTGTTTCAGAAGCATTGTCTGAGCGGTATATGGCACTTTATCCCAACGCCAAGATTAATTTGAAAATTAAAAAAGAAGATTTTTGTTTTTTAGATTTATTAGAAGCAAAAGTTGACGTGATTGTAATGTCTCGGGAATTAAGCGAAGATGAAAAAAAAGCTTACAATAAAGAAACCGGTCTGGATTGGCTTCCGGCAAAATTCGCCGCTGACGCAGTGGTGTTTGTCGTTCCAAATGATTCTCCAAGAGAATCAATCACCATGGAAGAAATTAAGCAGGAGTTGACGAGTGACAAAAAGAATATTATTTTTGATGGAACCAATTCGAGCAACCTTAATTTCGTCGCTCAGAAATTAAATACTAAACCGGATCAATTAAAGTTTTCTATTATTAATGGAAATAAAAATATCATAGAACAATTAAATAAATTTCCAGATAAAATCGGAGCTGTTGGCTTAAATACGGTCAGCAGACCTTACGATCCGGAATCCGAAAATTTAAAAAAATCGGTCAAGATTTTGAAGGTTGTTCAGGATAGTAAATCTTTTGAACCACGGGTAGAAAATCTGGTCGATATGTCTTATCCTTTTGCTCGTATTTTGTATTTTCTGACCAATGAAAAGTATTTTGGTTTGGCAAATGGTTTTATCCGGTTCTCCTGTACCCAGCTTGGGCAGATTGTAGTTTCAAAAGAGGGTTTACAACCTTACTATATTTTTAAAAGAGAAGTACAGATGCGTTAA
- a CDS encoding ExbD/TolR family protein: MARVKPKRHNIRVDMTAMTDVSFLLLTFFILTAQFAKPDIETITTPSSISEKLLPDASLMTILSTQDGRFYFTPVENGTERIALLDKMGEKYGMKFTDPEKVAFSNVQSIGVPMNQLKGFLDLSEEDRKAFKSKTGIPMDSTNKQLIDWVQQSLAINPDYKLAIKGDVDTEYPKVKSLFEGLRDIDFLKFWLITSQEVAK; encoded by the coding sequence ATGGCGAGAGTCAAACCAAAAAGACATAATATAAGGGTAGATATGACGGCGATGACCGACGTATCGTTTCTACTCCTTACATTCTTTATCCTCACGGCTCAGTTTGCAAAACCTGATATCGAGACGATAACCACGCCATCTTCTATATCTGAAAAGCTTCTTCCAGATGCGAGTTTAATGACTATTTTGAGCACACAGGACGGAAGATTCTATTTTACACCAGTTGAAAACGGAACCGAGCGAATTGCTCTGTTGGATAAAATGGGAGAGAAGTATGGTATGAAATTTACTGACCCGGAAAAAGTTGCTTTTTCCAATGTTCAGTCAATTGGAGTTCCGATGAATCAACTTAAAGGATTCTTGGATCTTTCAGAGGAAGACCGTAAAGCTTTTAAAAGCAAAACGGGAATCCCTATGGATAGTACAAATAAACAGTTAATAGATTGGGTACAACAAAGTTTGGCCATCAACCCTGATTACAAATTAGCAATCAAAGGGGATGTGGACACTGAGTATCCTAAAGTTAAATCTTTATTTGAAGGATTGAGAGATATTGATTTCTTGAAATTCTGGTTAATAACAAGTCAGGAAGTGGCAAAATAA